CGAGCGCTCACCTGCCCAATCTCACACAGACATGACTGGACCAGACAGAAGTAGCCCCGAACGAGGTGGGACATGACCTGAAACACATGGgacacattaaataaataaataaataaataaaaacaccctcagaaatgttgcttttgtctttctcAACCATTCTCTCTCACCTGTAGAGCTTCCAGTCGGACAGGGGAGGGCTCTAAAGCAGCACCTCCTCCTGACCCCGCCCCCTCACTGTCTGATTGGTCCTCTCTGGGCTGAGTCACCAgcgacacacacagctgcagcagccagggCGAGGAGGCGTCCTCCTCCACCGGTGTGCGGGGAACGTGGGGGGAGTGTGTGCACGAGCTCCGCTGGGAGGGTGTGGCTGGCGTGTGAGAGGGTGAAGACACCCCGTCTCTTTGTCTCCAGCTGAGAGCCGAGTCTTGTGGCGTGAATGAgccagcactgctgctgctgctgccctccGGCTGTCGGAGGAGGAGCTGCACCTCAGGGAGAGGAGCCTGGGTCGTCACCAGAGCGCCATAAAGTGTGAGGACTGACACTCGAACATTCGCATCTAAAGACAGAGAGCAGGTGTATTAAAAAGAAGCCTGTTTTATTGATCTGCTCTCTTACTTTCTTGTGCAGTGCATCTACATAATACAGACCTCTGTGGCGCACATAGGGACGCATCTGCTTCCAGAGCGGGCTGAGCAAACCTGGTCTGAGGCGGTGGTAGGGAGCATTCGCCACCAGGTAGGCCAGACACTAACAGACAGGAAAGGTGGAGATAAGCTGGTTGGACAAATAAACATTGATTCCTGAGCTGAGCACCATCTCAGcacaaccttttttttatgCTAATTTCTTTAATAATCCAAATTTGAGTGGTCTCTTTTAGCCCGTTCATCTATtagacactgaaaaaaaacgTACTTATACCCcattgaaaacagtaaaaacacaacatatttaatgttttacctaACCAACAACATTAATTTGATGCCAGCATCAAATCAGAATTGGAGTTGtattttaataattattaaatgACTTGCCACCAAACTTGACACAGATGTTCATGGTATCCAAGTGATTCATTCTCAGGACTTTGGTGACTTCCCAACTTTCATTTAGCAACTCCAGAAAGTCAAATTTTCCAAAACTGTGGTTATTCATTACAGCAGATGACAAATCATTGTGATTTTGGCCACAGCCTGAACTTTGCTGTATATGGGAAGGATCTAAAATTCAAGAATAAAGTTATAAAATGTTTCATCTATTAAACAGTTGAATCTCTGATGGCTGCtagtatggctgtaaactctAGTTTAGTCTTTTGTGTTTACTTGGTAAAAATGTGACATGGGAGAGCCTGCATGCTTTCATGAGCTGTTTCAGTTCGACTTTGGTTCAATTTAAATGCTACCAGATATTTCTCCACAACTTCATGTGTGCACATTGTCAAAATAGACTTTTACATGGGCAGTGCACATAGCTCAACATGGTGGGTTTATAGAGGTCAAAACTGTGGTGATCAAGTGCATGTTATTGTACCTTTATGACCTGTGTGAGTGTCTGAGGGGAGGTCTCAGCCAGCAGAGCCAGACTGAGAGTGCGATGCAGCTCTCTGACGACAGTGGCCAGCGAGAAGGAGAAAGGGGTGTAAGATGTTCGAGGGGAGGCCGTATcttcagccacagccaggaACTGACGGGAGCCATCCAGCATGGCCGACAACACCTGAAGCGCACATGCACGCacctggagggagagaaaagagacagatgcTACAGCCATACATGAGGATGAATTCTAACACAAGCAAGGGTATGTGGTACCTTTGGTGAGGGGTCCTTTAGTATAATTGTGAGCAGAGTGAGAGGCGGTGGTCCCCCGGTAGGAGAGTCAGGGATGAAGGAGGACCAGTACCCGTACAGAGTCCTTTTCTCTACACCTTTCACCACCGCCAGCAGACAGTGTAGCGCTCCCTGACGCACACGAGCATGGTAAAGCCTGAAAGAGAAATTGGGACCAAATGTAATGCATGAGTGCTTTTTCAAGACACCTTAGGCTTGTatgcatagaaaaaaaaactgcaacatgCCTGCTTGTAccaacaaaaactgatttttctgTACCTTAATTTGCTCTGTGCGTTGCCTTCTGGGTCGGAAAACTCTGAGTCAGAACTGTTTCTTTTCCAGGAGGGGTAGAGAGACAGCACAGAGGGTTTAGACTCTGCCTCATCTCTGCcaccctctcttcctcctcctctctgaagTGCAGGCACTGCCTCTCTATCATCTTCCTCCCCATCATCTCCTCTGCTCGTCTTCTTCCCCTTCCCTctggattttctctttttattctgaGGGGAGATACAGTACATTTCAACTGAAAAGTTGTGTTTCATCTCTGATTTTAAACTGGTACTAGAAGCAATGCAGACTTGTCTTACCCCTGAAGTTTTGCCGGGCACAGCATCCTTTGGTGGTTCAGAGGGTTTTGGTGGTTCAGCAGGTTTTGGTGCAAAGAGACCCTCGTACTGAGGAAGAGGTGCTGGGTAAAGCACAGCCGGCCACTCGACACTCACACCTGGAGTTCCCTGAAACATGAGCCTCTGCAGAAAGAATGTACAATGTAAACTTTCTGCAAGATAAAAGACAAGTAAAATAACGAAGCAAGAGAAAAATCTGCAAATATGTTACAATTTTGTACCTTAAGTGAGGCCAGTATAGACCCAAGCTCCTCCCCTTCACCAAATTTCCACTTCCCACCTGAGAGACAACACTGAAGCCCCTTCAGTGCTGCCTGGATCACCTGCACAGAGGACACAAGGGCAGACATGGGTCAACTTTGATTAAATGTAGTTTCCCCCCATTCAAATCTTCATTACAACACACCGGTTATTCATACCATGCAGTAGAAGAGCTCATCGGTGTTGGGAGGTTTGGGTGACTGCAGCGTTTTCAGGAAGATGTTGAAAGATACACTCCTGCATTGATCATCCAAAGGTGGCTGACCAGGaatcctgcagagaaaaaagcCGTCCGACCACAGAAACAATTACAACCAGGAATTTACACTTCaacttgtgaacacaacactgatatatAGTCACCTTTTAGCCTGATATGCtgaacatgttaaaaaacaGTTGCATTAGCATTGATATGGAGTTGTGCGTCTCACCACATGATgaatataagtccaatattcactctcattttGCTCCATcttcaccaactcctgagggaaatgtgtggctcttttagctgctaaatgctccactatgttcaccagctagtcgctaactgtgtctgtctgttgtttggtgcaGGGCAGGCGGTGTACAGTGAAcatttagagctttttcactgaaaacagcagcctgttgtGGTTGACAACCACACTATGGGAGGGCTGATAGTAAACCAAAATGGTATAATTGTGAGAAGGACATctaaacaacaagctgaaactcACAACAAATCTCCATAAAGCTAAGAGGAGTCCAGGATTCGTGTGTCATTTCTCTGTGGGTCTATCAAGCAACTCTTTCACACTGttacattgttttcacatttttgctaCATTTCTGTGCAAGGAAAATATCAATTATAACCACTTTAAGCACCAAGAAGAAGCAtttagcaataaaaaaaaaaaacatacagatgCCAGTTTCAGTTTCCCGTTGCCTATCTAACCCAAAGGCCTTTGTGCAAccctttgtactgttttcaattgagtatatatcaaaaaggattagcaaatgattacaatttgttttatttatgttttgtgaAAAGCTCTTTTCCTCTATCATCATCTTCACTGTTTCCATCAGGCTCTGTGCCCTTTAATccttttctgtcccttttctttgtctgcccTCAAATGGAGAGGCAAAAGCGAAATTGTGCACCCAAACTGTGTGCACCACACACGTTCTTTAGCCTTTTACACCTTTGTCTGAAAAACATCCAGTGAAACCCTGCACTTTGGGACCTAGAATGCAAACACATATCCTGAATGAACGGATTCTGGAAATAATTCTTGAAGCTGGaagtagtactagtagtagtagtactgcattaaaagagggaaaatattaaaacataagCATTTGAGAGCCAGATATGACTGATTTGAACATACTCATATATCATACGATAAAACCTACCTGAGACAGATGTTGGCCATACAGGTGAGAGCAACACGGCGTAGCTCCATATTCGACTGAGATGGAGAACTATAAAGCAGTAGGACTCCGTCTTCCCCCAGCAAGTCACTGAGGTGCTATGAATAGTAAAAATCTTAATGTGAATTTTGAGCAGTTATCAGATACCACAATACATGTTCAAAAAGCTTGCGCAAATATCCACCTGGTGGCACTGAGGTCCATTGCCATACACTATTGTGGACAGTGCCAGGAGGACATCTGAGTGTGTCCACGTACTGCACTCTTTCAGTGCACTGGTGGTGTAGTTCACCAATACATCCAATGTCTGCCCGTCCATTATTACCTTAAATAACAGTGAGAAcagacaataagaaaaatgttgCCCCCTTGATTCAGAAAGCTTAGCGCATTTacatacacagtcacagtcagttTGCAGCAAATGTGTAATACAAGCTCTACCGTTACTAAAGGCTAGTTGTTACCTTTAGCTGATTGAGCAGGTGATGTACTAGCTGGCAGAGCTTGATGACTAAATGTTCTTGACTCAGCGGCACAAGTGAGCTGGCGTGTTTCAGCAGACTGCACACATcctgaaatggaaaataagagGCTCAGCAGCACAACCAAGAACGTCCGTCAcggcaaaaaaacaaaacaatcctAGATATCATGCATGCTGATTGAATTAAGTGAGGACGCAAACAGGATaggcaaactttttttttaaagaaaatgtaggTGTGTTTGCTGCCAGAGTGAAAaccatttgtttttgctggggTGTTGCTGAATGGTTGGTTGGACACTGCTCTATAACTGCCAGGTTACTGGTTGGGCTGCAGGATTGTCAACAAATTGAAAGGCGGCTGCtcatttttttgcagtgtaggtTGATGATGCTCCTCtctttcaaaaaacaaatattttagtCAGAAAGATCAACTTCACAAGCTACAACTGAAGCAAATAATGCATGGTCTTTGAAAGATAAACAACTATGATGAGATAAACAATAtggaaaatatggaaaaaatgTAGTTCTTAATATCTACATATCTATTTTTTTAGGCCACCCGCTCAAACACTGTTATTGTTACTACATCAGCAGTCTTCAACTtctcccatctcctctctctaGACACCCACACATCAGGCTGCCCCTCCAAGTACTAAAAACCTCTTAACCTGCACCATAGGGAGCATCCAGACAGGCAGCATCACCCCCTGGTCTGTAACAGAACCAAGAGGGTCTGCCCAGCCCTACAGAGGCTGGTGTGGTCCGCAGAACACGCCATCAGGTGTCAACTCTCAGCCCTACCATACATTTATACCAGGAGGTGCAGGACGAGGGCCGAGAGGAGCAGAAAAGACCTTGATCACCCCCAAAAACAGACTCTTTTCTCTACCTGGTCAGGGAGGTGCTACCACTTCCTGAAGGctaagacagagaggatgaggaagagttTCATACCTCAGGCCATTCGGTACCTGAACCAGTgaattcaaaacacacacacacacacacacacacacacacacacacacacacctatgaTACAGCCACTTGCCATTCATTTCTGACACACTAATGTCATCTTATGACGAAATCTTAATTGACCATATAGTTCATTGTTCAACCGTTCACCTCTTTTATATTTAATTGTCAGATGCAGATTTGTTTTATCTACTGGTTGGACTTGTTCTGGATTTCATCACACGTTGTACTATGTATGACTGTCTTTGTGACAATaaaacttgatttgatttgggTCGTTTCTTCATGTCAACTCTGGCAGCAAACCACGACATATCAGAGCCCTTTTCAGTGTCGCACGTAACGTTAAAAACAGACGTCACGTCAAGACCAAAACGAGTATTTGGTACCTCTGGTCGGATGCTGATGCTGGGCTCGAAGGTTTTGTTGTAGTTTTCGGACAGGATCTGGTCAAACAGCAGGTTGAGCTCCTCTCTGAGCTGGTCCGAGCTTGCTCGCAGGGCTCTGAGCCGTGCCGCGCAGCGAGAAAACTGTTTCTCGGCGTCAGACGATGAGCCGAGCCGCCAGCTGTCCGTCCCGAGCGGAGTGAACGGGGCGGCCTCCGCGGACAGAGCCACCGGGCGTGAAACATCACTACAGTTGACAAGGCCCGTTGCCGACAAGCCGGTCTGAGCCGCCATATTTTTGAAACCGGAAGTATTTTACTTCTTTGGCAGTTCTCGCGCTTCATTTAAGCTCGACACCCTAATGTCAGGCTCATTACTGCCCCTGCAGGCTTAACCGGGGACTCCTATTGATCCCCACCATTATCCAGTCTCTCTCAGCAACAGAAGAACAAACTAccataaatgacatttaatgaaGCAAGAGAGGtttaaattaattacatttcacTGAACTTTTTAATGCAGTATTTATGTAATATTAGattattttgtatgtatttcaagaagaacaaaataaagtaaagataagggaataaaataaactaacatgcagtaaaaaatatgcgtaaatgcaataaaaaaagaaaatataccagaaataaaatatactaagacaataaaacatatactaaaacaatagAATATGCCAACAAAATATACTAAAGTGCATATACTGAGATTCAGCTGACAAttaggtaagcgtgtgtgtgcttaaatgttaagtacacagaaggtgcaggtgaaggtggaggtgaaggtgtaaaagtgcagtgtacAGCAGCTCAGAGTTCTCACAGTTTAacactccagtgaggggctgctgggggtgatagctttgacagctctggggaagaagctgtccctcagtctgttggtggtggtgtggatgttcctgtatCGCTTTCCTGATGGTGATagatcttgccctcttcctgacccggccatcatatatagagtctaagtcaggaagggggcagcccacgataccctgtgcagttttaaccacccgtgccagttgtttcctctcctgtgccgtgcaggtgccataccacactgtcacactaaggcagatgatgctttcaattgtggccccGTAGAAGTTGACAAGCAACCGAGAGGAGAATCCAGCCCGTtacagtttcctgaggaagaagagcctttgttgtgccttcttcaccaggcgggaggtgttcatggaccaggagagatcagatgtgatgtggaggcccaggaccatgatgttgtccacacgctccaccacttctccgtccatgaggaggggggctcgatccgtctttctggacctcctgaagtccacaatgacctccttggtcttccctgtgttcagcaccaggttgttggctgaacaccactgggtgagctggtgtatctcctctctgtggtgggtctcatTGTTAcctgagatgagacccactactgtagtgtcatctgcaaacttcacgactgtgttggtggggtggatggcagcacagtcgtgagtaaacagggtaaaGGCAGGCCAGATAGGATGACAGATAAAGTGACACAATACTCATAAATTGCAGGCCTGAATCCCGAAATAAAGATGAGAGattgaagtttttaaaaaatgtaagctaaaaaaggaaaacacttatttgcttttaatAAAAATACCCTGTTAACTCCATCGATTTCtgcttttgctttgaaaatCAAGACAGTAAGTTGGTCAAACATAATGCCAGCACGGTCAATTGAATAATTTTTTAAGTGCCGACTTTACAGTTTTCACTTGACGTTGTCACAGTTGAATAAACTCAAAGAACACTATATGTCTGTTTCAGGGGCAAAGAGGGACTTTAGCACTGGCCCGAGATCCAATTTCAGACTAAAAACAGGCAAATGACAGATTAAGTCATTAAAAACCAGATCAGAATTTGTGGCAGGATGTAAAGAAAACGTTGTTTGGAAGAAATACCTCAGTAACACCACAGATTTCTGCTGTGAGTATAAAGGTAGAAGAACAACTCTAGCCTACAGAGCACTACATCCTTCCCAAGATGGGGCGGAACACTGAAAGAGCAAATGTTTTTGGTGAATACTGTGTTTTCCCCTCGATCATATCGGGAATTGCACTGTTAGTTCAACACTAGTTGTGGATCCAGTACTACTATTGCCTGTAATACAAGTCTGAGTTTGATCATTCTTCtatagtttttgttttaaagtatttgtttttaaggttctttgtttctgtgtacctatttctgtccttgtgctgctgaaACACCCATATTTCCCCTTTGTGGGATCAAAAAGGGACTATTTTGTTTCATATTCCCTCAAACTTATGGTTTATGTAAACTATTTCTTTCtagtaaaataaaacatccaaaaGGACATCACATAAAAGAATTAGGTCCTATTCATCTGTTACAGTTTACACAGTCAGCTTGAAAATTTAAACCAATTTTTTCCCCTCAACTTGAGCTTTTTGAAAGTTACTCTCTGCTTTCATAGTACAGTATGGTAGCATATACATTCGAGCAACCTTCAAATTATACCTCCCTCTGCTGGATGTTCCCACACCATGATCCCTGTAATGCTGGTCAATGTAACAATTCCACAATTAACTTCAAAAGCCTCCTCCCAGTGTTAAAGCCTCAATTTTCTCATATTTTGTTATACTGGTATTCTGTAGAAAATCTGACTTGGGCATTGCCTTAAGGAACCAACATGTGCATCATGTTTCACAATATTCTGATGAGAATAGAGAGACAATATACTGCCAAGGCCAACGATATGTCAGGACCTTTGTTTCTGGTACATGCAAGAgaagcagccacacacacacacacactgtacgcACATTTTGAACCGATTTACTGTCTGAAAAGTTGTTTTGTGCTGAGCATGTTGAAAATATCACAATACCAAACAGCACGCTAAATTACATTCTAGAGATTATACAACAGGAACACTGTAAATACTCACAACTGAAGTGCAAACAGGAATGTTCAAGCATGTACAAAACCTTCACTCTCTCAGAAGGTGATATTCTTTATTAAGTGAAAGCAACAGTCctggtattttttttatatttaatctcagtcaacattaaaattaaaaggcatttcaacaaaaactgtcCGTTGCTCATTTTAATCCCATGAAAAATAAGTTATTATACAACATACCCATATGAAACAATGTACAAGATC
Above is a genomic segment from Chelmon rostratus isolate fCheRos1 chromosome 14, fCheRos1.pri, whole genome shotgun sequence containing:
- the heatr6 gene encoding HEAT repeat-containing protein 6 — its product is MAAQTGLSATGLVNCSDVSRPVALSAEAAPFTPLGTDSWRLGSSSDAEKQFSRCAARLRALRASSDQLREELNLLFDQILSENYNKTFEPSISIRPEDVCSLLKHASSLVPLSQEHLVIKLCQLVHHLLNQLKVIMDGQTLDVLVNYTTSALKECSTWTHSDVLLALSTIVYGNGPQCHQHLSDLLGEDGVLLLYSSPSQSNMELRRVALTCMANICLRIPGQPPLDDQCRSVSFNIFLKTLQSPKPPNTDELFYCMVIQAALKGLQCCLSGGKWKFGEGEELGSILASLKRLMFQGTPGVSVEWPAVLYPAPLPQYEGLFAPKPAEPPKPSEPPKDAVPGKTSGNKKRKSRGKGKKTSRGDDGEEDDREAVPALQRGGGREGGRDEAESKPSVLSLYPSWKRNSSDSEFSDPEGNAQSKLRLYHARVRQGALHCLLAVVKGVEKRTLYGYWSSFIPDSPTGGPPPLTLLTIILKDPSPKVRACALQVLSAMLDGSRQFLAVAEDTASPRTSYTPFSFSLATVVRELHRTLSLALLAETSPQTLTQVIKCLAYLVANAPYHRLRPGLLSPLWKQMRPYVRHRDANVRVSVLTLYGALVTTQAPLPEVQLLLRQPEGSSSSSAGSFTPQDSALSWRQRDGVSSPSHTPATPSQRSSCTHSPHVPRTPVEEDASSPWLLQLCVSLVTQPREDQSDSEGAGSGGGAALEPSPVRLEALQVMSHLVRGYFCLVQSCLCEIGQVSARCLRETDPSIQLHGAKLLEELGTGTIQQYRAENNVPESSRVPMSQVVLFWSEVLSGPLNGALQNEQHPTLQTCACDTLSSILPQAFAQLPDKTQLMCITVLLGLTYSENYMVKTAAVRALGIYILFPCLREDVMFVADTANTILAALDDRSPNVRAKAAWSLGNLTETLTVNMESVGVDFQEELSDMLLLRMLQAATKASGDKDRVKSSAVRALGNLLHFLRQSQLTRSAFQRPLEDAVRALVKTVQSEATMKVRWNACYGLGNAFRNPALPLESALWSCDAFSSLCHVVTSCKNFKVRIKSAAALAVPSRRSCYGDTKQFLCVWRSLATALENSEDTNDFLEYRYSASLRHTLSQALLHLLSVSQLQDMPALGASLAREEGSVIKEHLIKYVRAQEGGGDGEQREKDAVGDSVTPQQRVGGLQQTLIRLRGLKAEGEGRGEEERGKEVVVHFLEDLLKTCEEL